AGAAGGAATAGTGGCAAAACGCATCAGTTTCGCCACCGCTCCATTATTGTTTGATCCATGTAAGGCCGATACTTCCTTCACCTAAGTGTGTGCCGATGACAGGACCGAAATAAGAGATAATGATTTCAGCATTGGGAAAGTCCTGTTTCAATGTTTCTGCATATTCTTTGGCTTCCGCTTCACGATTCGCGTGTATAACCGAGATTGTCACTTGATCATTCGATTCGACATCCTCATGAAGAAGATCAAACAAACGTTTGATTGCTTTTTTTCTGGTACGTATTTTTTCAAAAGGAACGATTTTCTTGTCTGAAAAATGGAGGACCGGTTTCACTTGTAACAAGTTTCCGACGAAAAATTGTGCACTGTTCAATCTGCCCCCACGGTGTAAATGACTCAAATCATCGACCATGAAGTAAGCTGGCACGCCATTTGCACGAATTAACGTCATACGTGACATGATTACTTTAGCGGCTTGCCCCTGATTAGCCATTTTCGCCGCTTCTAATACGAAGAAGCCTTGTGGCATACAACTGATTTCAGAATCGAACACATGAACGTCAATATTTTCTACCATCGTTTCAGCAGTTAATGCACTTTGGTACGTTCCGCTGATTTCACTCGATAACGTAATGACGATGACATCTGTATATCCTTCATCTGCTAGCTTTTCGTATAATTCTACAAACAGACCCGCTGCAGGCTGTGAAGTTTTCGGTAAAGCATCACCTTCTCGCACTTGTGCGTAGAAATCTTCAACGGTCAATTCAATTTCTTCTTGATAGGATTCTTTTTCAAAAATAACATTCAGTGGAACCATTTTGATATCATACTGGTCCCTCAGCTGCTTCGGTAAATACGAAGTGCTGTCTGTTACGATCGCAACTTTGTGCATACCCATAACCCTTTCTAAAATAAATTCCCCTAAATATGTATTTGACTAAAAACGAAGATTACCTGCTTCATTATACTCGAATCATGATTTAATTACATTTGTTGTGTTCATTATTTTCAAATGCACGATAAATTCGGGGTTTTGATCGATAAATTCTGAGTTTTGCACGATAAATTCGGAGTTTTGATCGATAAATCTCGACTTTTGCACGATAAAACTCAAAACTTGCACGATAAACGCGTCAATCCCCTCAAAACACCCCCCACAAATTAAAAATTCCCCACCAAAAAGACCCCCTGTCACCAGAAGGTCCCTAACATAAAGGATTTAGTTCACTTTCACCCAACCATTTTTAATTGCTTCAACTACAGCTTGCGTACGGTCGTTTACATTCATCTTTTGCAGAATGTTACTCACATGGTTTTTGACAGTCTTCTCACTAATGTAGAGCGCTTCACCAATTGAGCGGTTACTCTTACCATCAGCTAGCATCTGTAGGACCTCGCACTCTCGGCGAGTCAAAATGTGAAGCGGCTTGCGGTATTCAACCTCTTTAAAGCCAACTTCGCCACCACCGTTTGATGGACCTTGCGTTTTAATGCGACGAAATTCGCTGATCAAGTTTACCGTTACCTTCGGATGTAAATATGCGCCACCATCTGCTACAACTTTAACTGCATCAATTAGTGCATTTGCGTCCATTTCTTTCAGCAAGTAACCAGATGCACCTGTTTGGACCGCATGTGTCACATATGCTTCATCATCATGGATCGATAAGATGATGACTTTAATATCCGGATATTTTTCAATCAAACGACGGGTCGCCTCTACGCCGTTAATATTCGGCATGTTAATATCCATCAAAACGACATCAGGATCATAGTTCTCTATAAGTTCTACAGCATCTTGACCATCGTCACCTTCAGCAACGACTTCAAAACCCTCTTCCATGTCCAAGATGCGCTTTACACCTTCGCGGAATAGTTTGTGGTCATCAATAAGTACAATACTTGTTTTAACGGCGTTCATTTGTGTCATGTCCATGCCTCCTGCTCTTTTAATGGAATTTGAATAAAAATTAAAGTGCCTTTTCCAGGGGTCGTATCAATTTTCATCGTACCTTTAAGTAACTCTACTCGTTCTTTCATTCCGACCAATCCAAAGGACTTATCCTTCTTCTTACTAGGATCGAATCCAACTCCGTCATCTCTTACTAAAATCGATAAGTTATCCTGAAACTCGATCTTCACTTGAACTTCCTCAGCTTGAGCGTGTTTACAAGCATTTTGAACGGATTCTTGTATGAGCCTGTAGGTGGCTACTTCCATTCTCGAAGGTAGTCTTCGTTCATTTCCAAAACTTCTGAGTTGAATGTCAATTCCTGTTGAATCGCAAAGTGTTCTTAAGTATTTCTCCAAAGTTGGCACTAAGCCTAAGTCATCTAATGCCATCGGACGCAAATCATAAATGATTCTTCTCACTTCAGTTAGTGCTTCTTTTACCATCTGTCTTAAATCATTCAATTCATTTCGAGCTTGATCGATCCCTTTTTGCATATATGTTTTTTCGATCAATTCCGATCGTAAAAGTACATTCGCTAACATTTGAGCCGGACCATCATGTATTTCTCTAGAAACTCTGGCACGCTCTTCTTCTTGTGCTTCAATAATTTGAAGCCCGAAGTCCTGCTTTGCCTTCGCATCCTTCACAATCGCACCGACCTGTCGAAGGTCCGAATCTAAATAAGTCAAAACAACACTGATTTGACTGACCAATTGCTCAGCTCGCTCAATCGTTTGTTCCAACTGTCGGATCCTACGCTCAATATCATCTCGTCGCTCTCGTAATGATGCCTCTTTTTGACGTGTTGAAATGAGTTGAACTTGATACTCACTAGCTACTTCATACGATCTTTTAATTTCATGTTCGTTATACCGTTCGAAATGCTTACTGACTTCGGCTAGTTTCGCTCTTGATAAACGAGACTTTGTTTCAAGAACATCACCTAGATGAATCGTTTCATGAACAGATTCTCTGATCTCTTTTAATTCGTTAGACAGCTTTTCAAATTCCTCACGTGACTGCTCACCAATCTCGAAAATTTGTTCTTTACTCTCATTGACGGTGGCAATCGTTTTATCCAGAATCGTGTCGATACTACTTGGATCAAAGGTTTCTGTAGTTTCCATGCTTATGCCTCCAATACTACTGTATCGAACAACCCTAATAGGTACTAGGTCCTTCTTGCCCAAATATTCATAAAGTCCTATATCCAAATATTTCCCTATATAATTAGACAATTCGAAATGAAGTTAGAATTTATGACTTTATTACTCCATTTTTTTAAAAATTTGATGGGATATTAGTCCAGATATATAATTGTTAAAGTCACTACTTAAATCTGGAGGTTATTATGCTCTCATCATATTATACCGTAAAAGCGTACGGAGAACACGAACAAATCCTACAAAAATCAAGATTTATTGGCTATATACAAAGAGCTGAGACGGAAGAAGAAGCACAAGCTTTCATCCAGTCGATCAAAAAGAAACATCCATCTGCCAACCACAACTGTTCAGCATACTTAATAGGTGAAAATGACCACATCCAAAAAGCCAACGATGATGGTGAGCCAAATGGTACAGCAGGGCTTCCGATGCTAGAAGTGCTCAAAAAACGAAAATTAAAAAATACTGTAGTAGTAATTACCCGATACTTTGGTGGAATTAAACTCGGTGCAGGTGGTTTAATTCGTGCGTACGGCTCTACTACATCCAAAGTACTAGATGCGACAGGAATTGTCGAACGCCAACGAATGACTATGATGTCCTCTGCATTTGATTACCATCTCCTAGGTAAAGTCGAAAATGAGATTAGAAATGCTCACTATCTTTTAAAGGGAATTGAATACCTGGAAAAAGTAATTATAACTACAGCTGTACGCGAGGGAGAGGAAGAACAGTTCTCTAAGTGGTTAATAAATGTTACAGCAGGACAGGTGGAAATAGCAGCTCAAGACAAACAATATATTGAAACCGAATTGTAATTAAATATCTATTGCTATAAATCATTGATTGAGATACCATTTTAAAAGTTAGTCAAATTTAGTCGATTAAGGAGAGTTCGTCCAACTAAATGACTCTCTTCGTAATTTATATATCAATAAGGAGAATATCGAAATATGTATCGGACAGAAATTCGAAGGAAAAGGAAACGCCGGCGTAAACGATTATTATTGACTTCGCTCTTTTTAATCATTTTTTCTATAATTGGTTATGGTTCTTATTTAAGTTTCAAATTAGCTAACGCAAGTAACAATTCTGTTGAAGAACTTAAACGTGGAGAAAAATCTGACCTTCGAGAAAATTTAGTTGATGTGAAGGACGATAATTTCTCTGTACTGTTCATCGGTATTGATGCACGTGAAGGGGAAAAGGTGAGTCGATCGGATGCCTTGATATTGGCAACATTCAATAAAAAAGACAAATCAGTCAAGATGGTAAGTATCCCACGTGATTCCTATGTTGATGTACCAGGCAGAGGGATGGATAAAATTAACCACGCTCATGCTTTTGGTGGAGTTGACCTAGCAGTTCAAAGTGTTGAGAACTTGTTTGATGTTCCAGTTGACCATTATGTACGAGTAGACTTTACAGCATTTATCGAAATTGTCGATGCCCTTGGCGGTGTTGAAGTTGACGTACCTAAGACGTTCTCAGTACAAGACAGTCAAGACCGTGCCGAAGCCATTACACTCCAAGAAGGAGAACATGAGTTGAATGGTGAAGAAGCACTTGCCTTTGTTAGAATGAGAAAGCAAGATCCAACTGGTGACATTGGTCGAGGAGAGCGGCAGAAACAAGTCATTAAAGCGATTCTAGAAAAAGGTACTTCATTAACTTCCATTACGAAATACGGAAAAGTGATAGATGGACTAGAAAAGAACATCCAGATGGACCTGTCATTTGGAGAAATCGCAGGATTGCATGGATATGCTGGAAGTATTGATAATATCGAATCACTGCAATTATCAGGGTCCAATACGAACAACGGAACATTTTATTATATGCTAGATGAACAAAGCGTCGACCAAATCTCTGATCAATTAAGAACACACCTAGAATTAGATGGGGAGAGCAAAACAGCTGAAGAAACTTCCTCAAAAGTTGCAACTCAATAAGAATTCATATTAGAAGTTCTGACTAATAGACATCACATCGTCTGCTTTGGTCAGAACTTTTTTATATTCAAAAGAAAAAGGAAGAGTTCCAAATACGGACTCTTCCAATAATCATTCACAATATAATGATCCAAAAAAACGCAATAATAAATCCTGATAATAAAGTTCCAACTAGAAGAAGTAACATTTGCTTACTGTTCATAGGATCATCCTAACTGACAGTTTAATAAGTGGGGCCCTAAACCTATTGTTGCCTAAAAGTATCAATAGCTTTCTTTGCAGTTTCTAAAGCTACTCCCCTCATCTTGTTGACCGGCTCTTTCATCAATTGAAGGCGATAATCTAGATTACTCATTTCCTCTAAAATCTTTTCAGAAAAGCCTTCCAAGTCATCATCTTCAACACTCCCTGCAACGCGCTGATTACACAAATCAGCAAATGAATCAATTTTCGGATCATAAGAAATGGCAAGGAATGGTGTATCTTTAACTGCAGCAAAGATAAGTGAATGCAGCCTCATTCCTACAAGTAAATCAGACTGGCCAATGATAGCGATTTTTTCCTCAATGCTGGCATCAAAAGGAGAAACTACAGCTGAATGTTTCATCATTGAGATGATATCCTCAGAGGCGTGATCATCATGTTTTCCATGCATGGGTACAAAGACAACATGTGCATCAAATCGATCTAAGAATTTGTCCAATTCACTTGCGATTATTTTTTTGAATTCAACATGGTCTTTCCAATTTCGTACTGATACTGTGATGACAGGTTTGGAAAATGACTGTTCTTTAAACCATTGTGAATGATAATCTGCTTCGATACCAATCACGGGGTCAGGCACTATTTCGAGCTCTCTTTTCACACCTACAGTCTCCAATAGGCGCTTTGAATCTTCATCCCTTATGGTTATCTTATTTGAATGATTCATCACATGACGGACGATCGCTCTGCTGAGCGAGGACTTCAATGGTCCTATCCCCTGTGCATAAATAAAGACAGGTTTTTTCAACCATTGTGCTATTTTAATGATCCCACCATAATAGGGAATGGATTTCCAGCCAGTTGAATCCTGAAACAAGCTACCCCCTCCGCTTATGAGACCATCAGAAGATTTTATTGCTTCTTTAACTTCTTTTAAGCGCCATCTATTTACTGCCCCAACATTGTAAAGGCTTTTTGTTTTTTCAGGATTGTTAGACAAAACGACAATGTCCAAGTTCTTTTCAATCATTCGAAGAGATTGAATGATTGAAAAGACAATAGCCTCATCACCTATATTGTCAAATCCATAATACCCTGAAATGACGATTTTCATGTTACCACCTTGCTTTCCATTTTGAAAAGTATCGATTTCCTAGGTTAAATACACCGATGAATAGTAAACCGATTACAATTCCAAAACTTAAGCTATATATGCTTCGAAGTAATGAAATATAAAGCGGAATGTGTAAATGAGTAAAAGTATTTACTAGAGATAACCACCCTATAATTGATGGAATCATGCATAGTAAACCAAGCTTTAAATAATTCCGCATGAATAGATACAATCCAAGGATATAGAAAGGAAAACCAATCAATACTTCTTTTGTTCTTGGTCTGACAAACAGTAATTCTTCAAGCTTTTGTCTTACAGTCAATTCAAGTGTAGACACAGATCCTGCATTGCCTGTCCTGCTTACATAATAAAGGAGAACTGCACCAACAACTACAAGTATAAGCAAATGCCAATACTTAATAGGCCTGTCTAGAAGCGAGACAACATCTCCTAGTTGTATATTTCTTTTGGTTCTTTTGTAAACAGCACCTATAACATAAACCACTGTAACAACAATCGGCATTAAGTATAAAACTTTTACTCCTCTGAATCCTTCTCCTACATGAAGGAAATACTCTGTTCCATAAAGAAGTGAAACGACAAACCATATCCCGATGAAAGAGATTAATCCTGCTTTCAGATACTGGAATAATACCGCGCGCCAACTATCTACTTTATTATAAGATAATGCAGCAAATATAGGTGTTAACGATGCAACTCCTAAGGCAACCAGTTTAATTATTAATTCTATTTCAGATATGAAATAGATAACAGCAAGAAGAACTGTTCCCGCCCCCGCTAGTACCATCCATCTCTTTTTCAAAAATTGACCTACAGATAGCATGATGAATATCGTTGCACCTAACAACACTATAGCCATTTCCCATATGCTGTGATCAAGCTTAGGGAAGGTTGTTGCCTCTTCATTTTTGAATCGGTCTGGCATTGAATCGTTTAAATGATTAAAAAACTCCATATTTTCTTCTGCCAATTTTTCTGCATTACCAAAAGTAAGCAGGTGAATATACAAGACACGTATATTACGTTCCTTCACAGCTCGAATTGCTTCTTCTGTAATTTCTTCATATGGCTTCTTTTCCAAATCAAAACTTCTTAGTCGAATGACATTCAAATCATTTAAATTGGCTAGGGTTTCCAAGCCTTTTTGGCTATACTGCTCAATTGTCAGTAGTGATATATTTTGTTCCTTTAGTTGATCTGCCCATTTTTTGTAATCTTCGTCTTTATATCCTAAGGCTTCACTTCCGTAGAAAAGAACTTTGTTTGATGCAGTGGTTGTATCAAACGCCTGATCCCATATGTGTTTATTCGTTTCTACAATTTCATCTACAGGAATACGAAGAACAATAGAATAGTCATATTTTTTTATTAAATCAATTTGCTTTTGCGAATAACTTAGGAAAAGATCTTCGATTATTTCGGGACTTCCTTCTATGAAGAAGAACGTTCTTCCACCAATCGTCACTTCTTCTACTCGATCTTCAAAAACTTTCAACAAATTTTCTTTCAGTTTTATCGAACTATCTATATCAGATATGTACAAGCCATCTTTATCC
This Pseudalkalibacillus berkeleyi DNA region includes the following protein-coding sequences:
- a CDS encoding DegV family protein; this translates as MHKVAIVTDSTSYLPKQLRDQYDIKMVPLNVIFEKESYQEEIELTVEDFYAQVREGDALPKTSQPAAGLFVELYEKLADEGYTDVIVITLSSEISGTYQSALTAETMVENIDVHVFDSEISCMPQGFFVLEAAKMANQGQAAKVIMSRMTLIRANGVPAYFMVDDLSHLHRGGRLNSAQFFVGNLLQVKPVLHFSDKKIVPFEKIRTRKKAIKRLFDLLHEDVESNDQVTISVIHANREAEAKEYAETLKQDFPNAEIIISYFGPVIGTHLGEGSIGLTWIKQ
- a CDS encoding response regulator transcription factor, coding for MTQMNAVKTSIVLIDDHKLFREGVKRILDMEEGFEVVAEGDDGQDAVELIENYDPDVVLMDINMPNINGVEATRRLIEKYPDIKVIILSIHDDEAYVTHAVQTGASGYLLKEMDANALIDAVKVVADGGAYLHPKVTVNLISEFRRIKTQGPSNGGGEVGFKEVEYRKPLHILTRRECEVLQMLADGKSNRSIGEALYISEKTVKNHVSNILQKMNVNDRTQAVVEAIKNGWVKVN
- a CDS encoding sensor histidine kinase, encoding METTETFDPSSIDTILDKTIATVNESKEQIFEIGEQSREEFEKLSNELKEIRESVHETIHLGDVLETKSRLSRAKLAEVSKHFERYNEHEIKRSYEVASEYQVQLISTRQKEASLRERRDDIERRIRQLEQTIERAEQLVSQISVVLTYLDSDLRQVGAIVKDAKAKQDFGLQIIEAQEEERARVSREIHDGPAQMLANVLLRSELIEKTYMQKGIDQARNELNDLRQMVKEALTEVRRIIYDLRPMALDDLGLVPTLEKYLRTLCDSTGIDIQLRSFGNERRLPSRMEVATYRLIQESVQNACKHAQAEEVQVKIEFQDNLSILVRDDGVGFDPSKKKDKSFGLVGMKERVELLKGTMKIDTTPGKGTLIFIQIPLKEQEAWT
- a CDS encoding YigZ family protein, which gives rise to MLSSYYTVKAYGEHEQILQKSRFIGYIQRAETEEEAQAFIQSIKKKHPSANHNCSAYLIGENDHIQKANDDGEPNGTAGLPMLEVLKKRKLKNTVVVITRYFGGIKLGAGGLIRAYGSTTSKVLDATGIVERQRMTMMSSAFDYHLLGKVENEIRNAHYLLKGIEYLEKVIITTAVREGEEEQFSKWLINVTAGQVEIAAQDKQYIETEL
- a CDS encoding LCP family protein, coding for MYRTEIRRKRKRRRKRLLLTSLFLIIFSIIGYGSYLSFKLANASNNSVEELKRGEKSDLRENLVDVKDDNFSVLFIGIDAREGEKVSRSDALILATFNKKDKSVKMVSIPRDSYVDVPGRGMDKINHAHAFGGVDLAVQSVENLFDVPVDHYVRVDFTAFIEIVDALGGVEVDVPKTFSVQDSQDRAEAITLQEGEHELNGEEALAFVRMRKQDPTGDIGRGERQKQVIKAILEKGTSLTSITKYGKVIDGLEKNIQMDLSFGEIAGLHGYAGSIDNIESLQLSGSNTNNGTFYYMLDEQSVDQISDQLRTHLELDGESKTAEETSSKVATQ
- the csaB gene encoding polysaccharide pyruvyl transferase CsaB — encoded protein: MKIVISGYYGFDNIGDEAIVFSIIQSLRMIEKNLDIVVLSNNPEKTKSLYNVGAVNRWRLKEVKEAIKSSDGLISGGGSLFQDSTGWKSIPYYGGIIKIAQWLKKPVFIYAQGIGPLKSSLSRAIVRHVMNHSNKITIRDEDSKRLLETVGVKRELEIVPDPVIGIEADYHSQWFKEQSFSKPVITVSVRNWKDHVEFKKIIASELDKFLDRFDAHVVFVPMHGKHDDHASEDIISMMKHSAVVSPFDASIEEKIAIIGQSDLLVGMRLHSLIFAAVKDTPFLAISYDPKIDSFADLCNQRVAGSVEDDDLEGFSEKILEEMSNLDYRLQLMKEPVNKMRGVALETAKKAIDTFRQQ
- a CDS encoding DUF5693 family protein, giving the protein MKKWLWIILIASMILTTPLIIERSQAEWNNDNYEITVPYHEMDQLIRGGAKQERLFKGLRKAGVTSVSLMPETIDSLDKSGKILVLEQEEIIPLVMSDSENKGLNAVKDKDGLYISDIDSSIKLKENLLKVFEDRVEEVTIGGRTFFFIEGSPEIIEDLFLSYSQKQIDLIKKYDYSIVLRIPVDEIVETNKHIWDQAFDTTTASNKVLFYGSEALGYKDEDYKKWADQLKEQNISLLTIEQYSQKGLETLANLNDLNVIRLRSFDLEKKPYEEITEEAIRAVKERNIRVLYIHLLTFGNAEKLAEENMEFFNHLNDSMPDRFKNEEATTFPKLDHSIWEMAIVLLGATIFIMLSVGQFLKKRWMVLAGAGTVLLAVIYFISEIELIIKLVALGVASLTPIFAALSYNKVDSWRAVLFQYLKAGLISFIGIWFVVSLLYGTEYFLHVGEGFRGVKVLYLMPIVVTVVYVIGAVYKRTKRNIQLGDVVSLLDRPIKYWHLLILVVVGAVLLYYVSRTGNAGSVSTLELTVRQKLEELLFVRPRTKEVLIGFPFYILGLYLFMRNYLKLGLLCMIPSIIGWLSLVNTFTHLHIPLYISLLRSIYSLSFGIVIGLLFIGVFNLGNRYFSKWKARW